CCTCAAAGTTCTTATAAAATTGACTGTTAAATATATCAGCACCAATTAGGTCGTTGATTGGGACTTGCAGCTTGGATGAAACgtaatttttcagatgaTCGAAAGTAGATGACTTATCCAGTTCAACATCCAACGCCTTGGGGTAACCTGTCTCTGGAAAAAATATAATTTGATGATACCACTTCTTATCTACAGGAAGAGGTAGTGTGAGATCATTGAATGGGTCAAATGTAATACTAATTTTTTGGCATACTGGACATACCAAAGTGGATTTGTATAATCCAACGAATAAGTCTGTAATTATGGAGTCATTTCTCATTTTGTGTTGACTCCAGCAGTCTTCAGCAAGTTGTCGGACAGCTTCTTTATCTTGGACTAGGTGgtctttcaattctggCTTATCCAAATAAGGTTTCTTTAAAATTCTGTTCAGATCTTCGTGTAATCCATCGAGAAGGAATGCGAGCAGTTCTTGAGAATCTTGCTGATGATAGCCTAAAAACATTGAGTTGAACCGACCCAGCGTGAGCTTGAAGTCCTTAGGAGTTGCATAGGTAACAatttgcttctttggacCTAGGGTTGTATGAATCAAGCTTCCAAATGCAATTGCCAAGCGCCCTCCGTTACCCAATGGGTTATCGACGTTGATCTCCTCTTTGTAAAAATCATAGAGAAAATAATTCGAAAGTTCAGGTATATGCATCAAACATTGAAGTGCTGAATTCATATAACATGTGTTACCCAAATTGGTTAACCCCACTAAACCGGTACTCAATTTTGCAGGTTTACAGGTTATGTCGGACGGCCATTCtgaatctttcttcagcttATATTCCACAACAAGATGACAACTGTTCAGTCCGGCTTCTTCTAAAGTCTTGTCAAAGTCTTCTATTTTCTCTACTAGTagctttttgaatttgatcTTCTCAAAGGAGGACACCGTAATTGTCAAGGGTAGATTGGAGATATTAGGATCGTCTACCAACCACAAACGAGAGTGATAGAACTCGGTGTTGAATCTTTCTGTGGCATGATATTTGAGATCACGTATAGTGGAGTATCTTGATAGgatgaagttgttgatgtCCAGGGAGTTGCGCTCGTTATCCATCAAATGCAAACGGAAATAGCAAGGATACACTTCTAATTCCAACTCTCCGTCTTTACGGGCTATCACTATCCTCTGAATTGGTTGAAGACCAGAGAACAACCCGTACCAAGAGACCAACTGTTGAAAGACTGTGTAAGGGAGGATCTCATACTCCACAAAATCTTCGCCGTCAGGCTTCTTTACTAACCCATTAGCATCTAGCAATTCGGCAATATTAATGATCCcaattttgagaaagattTCGTTGTCGGTTGGATCATAAGTGAACGTGAAAAACCTTTGATACCAATCTTTAGGCACTAAGCAAAAAACGTCACCTTCTTTCATCGTGTAAGTGTCCAACATCTTCTGCACAACTTGACGTTGCAATATTATACTTTCATATTGAGATTTTTGAGCTCCGGAATTAAGATCCGAGTCTGTCTCATCAATATTTCTCTCCTGTGAGACACCCGTACTCATCAAAGGTTTAATTGCCTAATCTATAGCCTCTTGTTCAATAACAGTAGAGAGATGACGGAAGAAAATAGACAGGAAAGCAGATGTCAGATGGACGTAAAATACCTGGAGGGGGGAATTTTTTCCCCTATCTCCACTCAGCGGCTCCTCCCGCGTTATTCGGCTTAGCAATAGGGAGAATTATCTATCAGCCTTCAAACTAAACGAACCGCTGCCTAAAGGGTACAAACTTTGTTACCTTGCAAGAGTCTTCACACATGAGTTGGTGTGACCAATTGGCAGATATAATAGATCGAAAACGAGATCAAGATGCTTTCCATGTTGCGCAATTGATTATCAAAAGTGCTCAATTCGAAGAAAACAGGCTATTAACTCTCCTGGTTTTATATAGAAGGAGTGTTTCACAGGTGGAAGAGCTGGCTGAGAGTTTGGACACGCTTGCTTTAAGCGACTCTAACGTATTACCCAATATCAATGACGATTCAAATTCAGGCGCCACCTGTTTGTCTAGAGAGCAGGCCTCTTTATTTGCTGTATTACTCCATTTGATACTGATCCAAGATTGGACGGGCGATGATGCTAGGTTTCCGACCATGATCCTACAATATACTTACAATCTGATGCATAACTATCCAATCAACAAAGTGCTCATTTGCTCGGAGTCTTTGAATCGGCAATTCAGGAGGGCCAGGAGGGATGATATTCCTAGTCACTTACTGGATGATTGTCTAATAGAGTCGACAGATTCGGATATTGACATGAAGTGGGTGTCTCAATATCATAAAGATGTTATTTTCTCCAACAAAGACTCTTCTCTATTACTGAAATATCTGAAACGGGACCAGTTACCTCAGCTGGTACTCCCTATGGAATCTCAGATTAGCGTCAATGAGCTTTCCCTTGAGAATCCAAATCATGGATTTACTTTTCAAGCTTGGATATCTATATCAGATGGAAGAACTAACATAACCTCTATTTTAGGAGCAGAATCCATCTCCTTATTTCAAATAAGCACAGCGGACAGAGAATTATTTCAGATTGGACTAGTTGGAGAAAGACTATTTATCAAACCGAGAAACGATGACGATTgtatttttgaatctttcgTTTTTGAACTCAACAAATTGTACCACATAACCATAGTAAATCAAGGCGACAATAAGGGTCGCCCTACCAAAGCGGAGTTATATGTCGATGGTGATTTTGCCCAGACTATTTACATTCCGAACCTTTTCCATCATCCACCAGACAGTTTTCAATTAACTATCTCAAACATTGAAACTTTTAGAACGATCAGCCTTTCAAGCCTTCTGCTGATAAATAATGTTCAACCTTATGAATGGATCCAATTATCTTATTGGCTTGGTCCCAAGTATGCTGGATTTTTCCAAGATAGACAGGTGACCAAACTGCTTTCACTCCGTAACAGGGCATTTTTCGAAATCAAACTTAGGAAATATTACAACCAAGATAGGCTGAAAGTTACCAAACTACACGAGAATGGCTCTAAGAAAACAAATAATTTAATTCACTTGGCGACAAAAAGAGGTCTTTTCAAGTTACCTCCTAATTCCATCATTTTAGCTATACACTCAACTACgattttcaaagttggagaCAGAATGTTTGCGCCAAAAACTTGCTCAACCAATCAACTCACTGATGGTGATATACCCGATGAAAACTGGACTTTGAGTTCAAATGGTGCTTGCTTGCTCTATCAACCTTCATCTATTCACAAGCTTGTATATGCAGTAGGGGGAGGGCTCATGCTGCTAAGGTTTGTCGAGTCTTCCAGCACAGAAGAGCAGCTGATTTATAATCTCAGCatcctttttgaaattctaGAGAGTAGCTGGCTTTATAACTACGAGTTCACCATTAAGAATGGGTATGATATTCTTGctacaattttgaaaacgaaaagaaatatgatTGGCATTaaaactttggattcaGTGCTTCATTTTGTGGGCTACGATCACCAATCTCCCTTCAAATCGATTTTAGTCAACGTGCAGGCGTACAAAAGTCTTATCGTTGACTTTgagatttggaaatcaTCCAAGAATAATAACGAATCgttcaagtttcttctctttcaattcaCCGTTTTCGGACAAGACAGCAAGTACCACGActtcaatatcaaacaactttccaaaatgaaGATAATCAAACGATTTATCCAGGCCTTGAAATTTGGCTCATTTGAATCCAGTATacttccaattcttcacAATTCGTTATTAGTGCTAATAAAAGCCAATCCCGCCGCTGATATTTTGGAGGGCCTTGTCCCTTTACGTTGTttattctttgaataaCAATTTGAGTTCttctcaaaaattgattcaaagaagcGCAGGTGCTTGTGTCTTAGATGCACTAACAACCGTTGTATGCGATACATCAACGTCAGCAACGTCCCTTGATCCTCCCCTATTCTACAGAAGAGTAGTCAAATCTTTAAGTGTGAAATGGGCATTGTTAATTTTaacagatgaagaaattaaaGTTTCAATAAATGCATTGAAAATTCTAATAAGATTATTTACTATGCTTCGAGTCACACAGTATGAGAAGTTTATCTCTCATGCCGGATTAGATATCCTGACCTCTTTTTTACAATCAAAGTCTTATGACAATGAGCTTATTTCTACGATATTCTGTGGAACATTTGGGTTTCCTCAAACACGAGACTTTGGAAGTAATCTAAGAGACATCGTCAACAATTTAGCTCCTAAAGGAACCAAGCTTCGCATTTCAATGCCGGAattcttgtttcttcttgcaaATTTATTCAAAGCATCTGCTATCAAAACAATTGAAACcctttcaagagatttaTCTGCATCTACATCCATGCAATCACTCAATTTCTTAGCCTTTGCCAATTCATTCATTTATATGATAGTTACAACATACGGGAAACCgtcatctttggaatctttcTTTCTAAATGATAAAAAATGGCTGGCGATGCTGTTGAACATACTTTTGCTTTTTGAGCTGTCTACCGAATTCAAAGCAATACCAGAAATGGATGAGATAAGAATCTCTATTGAGAAGCTGCTGAGTGAAATATTTATTaagaaaatttttgacaaaAAGGCGACtgccttttcttctttcatGGGTTCTGTTACTGCTGATTCTAGAACATTTACTATTGTCCATGCTTTTATTTTTCCGCACGTTCTTGAACACTTGGAGGAATTTTGCATCTATTTACAAGAATTAACCACCAAACCATCATCTACTTTGACCAATGTGTTTAGGTTTTACGAGAGCTGCTTAAATGAAGAAAGGTTTAGCAAATGGACAGGACCTCAAGCTATAACCTTTATTGAAAGTAGTTCAAACtatcttgaaatcttcagACTGCATTGCGATGATAAAGGGAGGTGGAAAAATGATCTACAAAACATCGGTGATTCTTTGTGCTCTCTGCTGATCAGAGAACTTCTACAGGCTacagtttctttgatggAATCTAATAACCAAGACTCCCAGTCAAACATAAAAAGAATTGCAACAAACttcatttttcaccaaGAGTTATATCTACTCAAGACCATGCTGgataatgaaaaactggCAACATTCTGTGTTatccttttcaagaatatttTCATCAACGACCCTGAAATAAGCAATCTCTGTATCAACTGTTTGAAAACTTGCTTTTTGGTTAGGCAACCAGACTTCGAACATATCGCTGAGCTAATTGCCGATGATGCAGGCGTCGtcattcattttttcactGGCATGCTTAGTATCACTGACGACGAACTGAGATCTGAAGCTTCTGTTCCATCTGTACGGACGgcatttttgaagaatttcaCCCTTAAaatgaatattttgaaacatctAAACAATTCGACTCCAGATAGCACGTCCACTCTACTTAAATTGGTTGATAAAAGTGTCCTTCAAAAGCGGTCTGctgttgaatctttcaaatcagAATGCAGTTACTGGACAAAAATTATAGTTTCGTCAGAATTGGCTAAGTATCATCGACATAATCAAGATCATAGAGATGATGTTCTTTACTACATTAACATGTACAATAAGTTAAAGATAAGAACGTCTGTTTCCTTAAAAGTTGGTAACATAAAGCCTGTAATGATGCTGGATTTGTCAGAAGGGATGGATAGAATGAGAAAACGTATCTTACCTGACTATAATTCATTGGcaaagaagctgaacaCAGATTATGCCAAAACATCGGGTGATGACAAGACAGAATTAGTTAAAGAAGATACGCCTGAtatcaaaaactttgatgatACTGATAGTATTTCAAGTCAAGATGgggaaacttttgaatttgttgaagaacctGGTGATATTGAAGCGCAACAGGAGGATAAGAACCGAAAAGTATTACGAAGTTTAAATCCAGGAGACAAAGTGAACGCAATATGGAATGTTTGCCAGGTCCATGGTCTAGAAGCGACAGAATCGGTAATGATCCTTGGTGCCTCTCATATATATctcattgaaaactatTACCACTCTCCCAAGGGAGAGATTATTGATATCGAAGATGCTGACCTAGAAGATAGAGACCCATACATGCAACTTTTAACAGGTCAAAAACGTCCTGATAATTTTGAGAAGGACCTCAAGTCACATTCAACTACCAACTGGAAACTCAACATATTAGCTTCGGTGTCTAAGAGACAATTCCTATTCCGAGATGTTGGTTTGGAATTATTTTTTGCCGATGGGAGTAGCTTTCTGATAACATGTATTTCCCCTTCGGTGAGGGACTACATCCACTTCAAGCTAAAAGGTTACACAACTCAATTGCTCGATCAAGACTTGAGTCAAGCTTTTAGTTTAGCAGCTACAAGCACTGCCCACTTAGATAATAACTCGTTTACCTTCAAGCTTACAAGTGCTTTTAGTGGTACCAATCTGAACAATTTAACAATTACCAAGAAGTGGCGAAGGGGAGAGATTTCTAATTTTTATTATCTCATGATAGTTAACACGTTAGCGGGCAGGACATATAAAGACCTGACTCAGTATCCTGTATTCCCGTGGGTGTTGTCCGATTATACGAGCGATACACTAGACTTGGATGATCCCAAGGTTTATCGAGACCTAACAAAGCCTATGGGTGCTCAGACTGAAAAGCGAttgaacttgttcaaagaaagatatgAGGCTCTgcaaagtttggaagattcaaatgCCCCACCCTTTCATTACGGTACTCACTATTCCTCTTCAATGATAGTAACATCTTTTTTGATTCGGCTAGAACCTTTTGTTCAATCCTATTTACTACTTCAAGGTGGAAAGTTTGATCATGCCGATCGGATGTTTTATTCCATCAATAAAGCTTGgaattcttcttcagcgGATAATACTTCGGATGTGAGAGAGCTAATTCCTGAGTTTTTCTACTTGCCTGAATTTTTAATGAACTCAAACAaatttgatcttggaaCTTTGCAAAGTGGGAGTAAGGTCGATAACGTTGAATTACCTCCTTGGGCCAAAGGAGATCCAAAACTATTCATCGAAAAAAATAGAGAAGCATTAGAAAGTCCATACGTATCTGCGCACTTGCATGAATGGATTGATCTTGTGTTTGGTTTCAAGCAAAGAGGAAAGCCCGCAGTCGAAGCTTTTAACGTTTTCCATCATCTCAGTTACTCTGGAGCGGTAGATCTAgataaaattgaagaagaggttGAGAAGAAGGCTATGACCGGTATAATCCATAACTTTGGCCAAACGCCACTACAAGTATTTACAAAACCTCATCCACCAAGAGACTTACGTGAAAACATTCACATTAGCAGAGCCGACTTGGAAGCATTGGACAATGGTTTGGTTAGCCAGTTAAAGCGAATAAAGCCCATCAAATGCATTGTAAAGACGAATCTCCAAAATAGTAGGAAGTTCATAGGATACCCTACTTCAGTCTGCAGCGATAGATTGCATTATGTTATGCCACTTCCACGAAATGGATCTCTATTGATCAATGAAGAGATTGTTGAGGGGTTACAGAACGACTCAATAACCTGCTTAGTGATGGTTGGTGACTCCAGTATCGCAGTTGGAGATGTGAGTGGTGTGATAcatatttggaagattgTTTCAACTGATTTTTCGAAAACTCTAGAACCATTAGAGCTGAAAGAAGTTCTTAGAGGCCATGAAAGCGCAATAAAAGATCTTAAAGTCTCCCAGATTTTTAACACTCTTATAAGCCTAGACGAGGAGGGGAATTGTTTTATGTGGGACTTGCTCAAGTTTGAATATATGAGATCAATATGTGAGGAGCTTCCCGTATCCCtaattgatattgataaCCATGCCGGCTTTGTGGGTTGTTTGTCGGGAAATGAGCTGCTACTATACACAATCAATGGTGAGTCAATTTCAAGTAGCCTCATAGGAAGCGGAAACGTTGGAAGTATATCCTTTGCTCGCAGGAATGACGATCTATTCAACTTAGAGGGGCAAATCAACCACGAGTACTGGATTCCTGGTTGCGTACTTGCCGTTGGATTCGTTTCTGAGGCCAAATTATACGGACTATTCCATACAGAGAATAGATATGACATAAGGCTATTGAAAACCATTAGCATGGATGAAGCAAATAAAATATGCTGTATTCGGTTTGGACTTTCAAGTGAGTATAAAGAGAATACTAGACTTCATACTAAGCCCAAACTGCTATGTGGTGATGACGAAGGCCGACTTTTTGTTGTCGAACAAATCTAAATTTTGGTTACTTCCTTTTTCGAATCGGCTTTTGGGAGCTTCCCCTTGCAGTAGTCGTTGACTCATTGCTGTTGGAACTAATACTCCTGTTTGCATCTTCTGGTGATTCCGGTTTTGGTTGGACAGTCTCCTCCAAGATTCGCTTGGTAAAGCCAGGATCAAAGTAATTCATCACATGAGGGAACAACCCTATTGCGGCTGTAACCAAGACTCCTAGGGCCATCAGCGGGTTCTGCTGAGCCCATATAATCCAACTATTATTAGCTAGTATACCACCACTGGATATTTCAATGTATTTTCTGGCAACCACGTTTTCAAAGGGGACGAATAGGGGCAACTCGACCAACGAGCCTGACTCAGTCCAATTCTGATTCGTAACGTATTTGTGGGCAGTGATGTTCTCATTTGTAACTTCAACGCGATACCGATCATTTTTTAGAGCGTAATCTTGCAATTGCAGACTAAGTTTGTAGGTTCCGGTCGGAGGATCtgaaatggaaaatgaCCCGTCATGGAGAATTCTGGTTGTGATAGTTACGTTCGGGCTATAGAGCTCAACTTTTGTTCTAGAAGAATCGACATCATCTATTTCAATTCTCCCGCTAAGTTGATGGGCAAAAGCTGCTGGTAAAAGCAACCACAAAAACAACATTGGGGAACGGAAATCTATATGAGTAAAATGGGATAGTTTAAGTACTATTGAAACCGTTGGTGGGTTCCACTATATTACGTAATCAAAAGGGAAACAGTACAGACGAAAATTCGACGAAGGAAACAGTCGATGATGTACAGAAATATTTGCTTGGTCGTTCAACACTGGGGTAATTCGTTTTGCTGGATTGAAACAACAGGCCCAGTACTATCTCATTTTTCATAAACTAATACGCCTTACAGAGAGACCTGCTTCATATAAACCAGTCCCGACACCCCAACACCACAAAGATCTTTATATAAGACCAGCATCgttccaatttttttcctctctttGTTGTATTCAGGTTACGTATTATTGTAGGGTGTTGATGACGTTTTTAGATCGCCACTCTCTACAACTTAACCGAGAAAAAATAGGCCTCCTAGCTGGAGCTTTCATCTAGGTACTGAAGATTTGACGCTATGAATCACTGCTACCATTGGTGAAGGATTTCCTTACCAGGACGCATACATTAATGTAATATTAAGGTGCTATGTAACGTAGATTAAAATCCTCCAGAGTTTGTGTATGCCATTGGTTTTATGTCGGGATGAGGAACCTCTTTGAAAGTCTTGAAATCTATTCTGtactctttcttttcatctgaTGTCAAGTTGACGACTGCACCTAGATTACCTTGAGTGTCACAGTAGTTAGGAGCACTAAACACGGTAATTAATTTACCGTCATGTTCTTCCTCATAACCACCCATTCTGACTTCATGTGATCTGATGATAGCTTTCAGATTGTTGCTCCTACAGAATCTGTAAGTGATGTCAGGTCCAAATTGAATTCCAACACCTCTTTTAGATGGCGAACGTCCAGGCATAACCTGAGGGTCTGTCCATAGTAGTTCCATTTCCACTCCTTCATTTGGTGGCTGTCTATTAGGGACCCTTTTAATGTTTCTTATGTCCTGAAGGGTCTTCTTGTCATCGCTGAATAGTCCTCCATGCATTACCAGATACTCTTGACCTATCAAAGTAGCATAAGGCAAGGAGTTGAAGGCTTCAGAAAAACAGGTGAAAAGGCGTTCACCGTACTTATATTTACACTcgtcttcaaatccataGACTTTGTTCATACTGTTGGTTTCATGGTTACCTCGGTTCAAGTAGAAAAACTTGGGGTATAAAAGTTTGAGTGTGAAAAGAAGGAATGCGACTTCACAAGACCAACTTCCTCTGTCGACAAAATCTCCATTGAATAGATAAACATGATTAGGACCGACATTACCGAAGGACTCGAATATGTTCAAAACATCGTAAAACTGACCATGGGTATCTCCACATATTGTGATTGTCTTCACAGTGTCTGGTAGTGCTTCTTCTTGGCTATTATTTCTGTCAAATCCAAACTCTACCAAAGAAtgttcattcttgaaaacttcattAGCGGCAGCTACTATTGCAAATGCGTGTTTCTTTGGAAGCTTTTTAccattcttgaatctttgaatcatttgCTTGAGATATTCTTGGGTAATATTAACGGACAAGTTTCTGTCTTGTCCCTTGCCTGTAACTTCGATCTCCAAAGGAGCTCCATCATAATCATTTTCCAACTGTATTGCGTTGAAATCCAATTCTTGAATGACTGACTCTTTCTCGTCTACAGCAATAGCCTTTTCAAAAGCTATTCTCTTGATAATCTGATCAATCTCTGCAGCCAACTTTTTCGAGTTAGGATCATTTGGCACCTTACTGAGCACCATCTTCACGTCAAGTTTGGCCTTCCTGTAGTCCAGAATAGCAAACGTCGCCACTGCTCTTCGATAGTAAGCTTTAAGATAAGATGGATCCAGTTCTATGGCACTTGTAGCATCAGCAATAGCCAAACCATaattttccaacttgatTTGGGCCTGGGCTCGATTGGAATAATAGATTGGATTTGGCTTCAGACTGATGGCTTCGGTATAAAACTCGACGGCCTTTTCGAAATGGTTTTGCTTGAGCTCTTGGTTTCCCTTATCTTTCAAGGCATCTGCTTTGCTTTTCAAGTCAGTCATTGCGTTTTTTGAATTTGCAACAGTAGAATACAGCACGGAATGGAGATGaaaaagggaaaagaaaagagagaatctggagaaaccaaaaaaaaGCTTCGAGAAGTTTTCTTGGGGACAGATATCACTGTATTGTCTCAACGCAGATTCTGGCGCGTGAGAGTACTTTTGCGCGAATACTATCTGATGGAGATGGGAGTGTGCGAAAACGATTTGCTTCGATAATTCTTCACTTGAAGTATAAGCTGCTGGGTTGTTGATATGAACTTGGTAGATTTGGATAATCCAGCCGATGGATTATCTGAGCAGCCGAGAGAGAGGACTGAAAGTGTGATCTCGACGAAATCGCGAGTTTCAGTGACTGATCTGATCAATCCAACTAAGAGTTCAGAGCTTCCTGCACTGAAATCAAGGAATAGCGTTCTTGATCTCTGCAACCCAAAAGACGTGGACATAAGCAGTAGCTCCACTCCAGATTTATCTAGAAGAGTTTCTGAAACGTCAAACGGAGAGATCACAGTAGCAAAACCCAAAGTAACGGAAGCAATCCAGAATGCCAACTCCGATACTTCGAACTACACAAAAAAATCGAAACCAAGAAGATATAAAGTCAAACCGGTCTGGGCCAGAGACTTTGTCCCCAAAGTCAATTTAAAAGTTCAAAACGAAAGGCGGACTCAAGATAACCATTCCAAGGCTTTCTCCAATTTGGTTAATAATGGTCCTACCACCTCAAGTTCCCGGTTTTCAACTTTCACTGGTGTGATACCTTATGACGATTTAACGAGATCAGTAACTACCTGGTTATATGCTAATTTGAATAGTCTTTCTGAAAAGCATCCCAATCTTGAGGATATCTTGGAGTTGGAAATCAAGGTGGGAGAGGTTGTCAGCAAGGCAACAGATAAAAGAATACAATTACCAGTAATCACAGAGACAACATTGAAcaataattttttcttgcaaGAGTGCTACTTTAATATTAATTTGGAACCAGTTGATCATCAAAGTGTGGAGgactttttcaaacaacTCCTCAAGGAGAGCAAAGTAACAGCCTTACGAACCGATACTATTGATCGGTTCTTTTCGCATACAGGAGCTAGAGGCAAAAAGACTCGTTTAAGAGTAACACAGGACACAACGACAAAACGCGGTGATATCGTTATTGAAAAGGACAAGAAATCAAGCTTAGTGATACATCTTCCGAAATGCAGATACGATCTGAAACTGACCATCGCACTGGAACTGCCACAGAATATACCGAAAGACGAGTTGATACCTGAAGGATCATTTTCTAGGAGGAAACACAG
This is a stretch of genomic DNA from Komagataella phaffii GS115 chromosome 3, complete sequence. It encodes these proteins:
- a CDS encoding Beta (RNA 5'-triphosphatase) subunit of the mRNA capping enzyme; translation: MNLVDLDNPADGLSEQPRERTESVISTKSRVSVTDLINPTKSSELPALKSRNSVLDLCNPKDVDISSSSTPDLSRRVSETSNGEITVAKPKVTEAIQNANSDTSNYTKKSKPRRYKVKPVWARDFVPKVNLKVQNERRTQDNHSKAFSNLVNNGPTTSSSRFSTFTGVIPYDDLTRSVTTWLYANLNSLSEKHPNLEDILELEIKVGEVVSKATDKRIQLPVITETTLNNNFFLQECYFNINLEPVDHQSVEDFFKQLLKESKVTALRTDTIDRFFSHTGARGKKTRLRVTQDTTTKRGDIVIEKDKKSSLVIHLPKCRYDLKLTIALELPQNIPKDELIPEGSFSRRKHRTSYIHKPSATQVDLTKVYEGTSKQENFEMELEIDSKQLLDAFKGIGGNNDYESLIGTFLDNAKILMRELSKK
- a CDS encoding uncharacterized protein (Protein serine/threonine phosphatase with similarity to human phosphatase PP5), which codes for MTDLKSKADALKDKGNQELKQNHFEKAVEFYTEAISLKPNPIYYSNRAQAQIKLENYGLAIADATSAIELDPSYLKAYYRRAVATFAILDYRKAKLDVKMVLSKVPNDPNSKKLAAEIDQIIKRIAFEKAIAVDEKESVIQELDFNAIQLENDYDGAPLEIEVTGKGQDRNLSVNITQEYLKQMIQRFKNGKKLPKKHAFAIVAAANEVFKNEHSLVEFGFDRNNSQEEALPDTVKTITICGDTHGQFYDVLNIFESFGNVGPNHVYLFNGDFVDRGSWSCEVAFLLFTLKLLYPKFFYLNRGNHETNSMNKVYGFEDECKYKYGERLFTCFSEAFNSLPYATLIGQEYLVMHGGLFSDDKKTLQDIRNIKRVPNRQPPNEGVEMELLWTDPQVMPGRSPSKRGVGIQFGPDITYRFCRSNNLKAIIRSHEVRMGGYEEEHDGKLITVFSAPNYCDTQGNLGAVVNLTSDEKKEYRIDFKTFKEVPHPDIKPMAYTNSGGF